AGGGAAAAGGGGAATGACAGGGAAAAGGGGAATGACAGGGAAAAGGGGAATGACAGGGAAAGGGGAATGACATCCGGTGATACCCCGCTGCTTGCGGCGGGGTTTTTATTTAACGGGGTGATTCCTTCATCTTAGTTACCCAGCTATTTTAAGGTTTTTTAGCCCCTCCATTTTTTCTAACTGCTTTGAAGCATTAAGAACTTCTACGCCAACTATTTTATTGTCCCGCGTATAGTCGGCAACTATCCCGGCTGCTATCTCTTCACTGTCATAAACCTTTTCTTTCAGAAAACGAATGTAAAGAGCATCCACTTCTTTATCATACTTTATTTCCACCTTCTTAACCTCCTGTCAAAATGGAAAGTTACTATTACTTCCTTTTCTGGATTTAAAACCACTTTAAGAAACCTGCTTTCAAATTCTTCTATCAGCTTAAAGTGGTGAACTTCTGCGTCGGAAACAGTTTTCACCATATCAGGATTGAGAATTGTTTTCTCTATCCAGTCTATTTTGATTTCTCTGTCTTCAAGACGATCCAAAGCATGTGTCGAAAGTCTGTATTCTGCTATCTTCAAAACTACCTCCGAAGGAGATTCTTTACCAATTTACCCTCTTCATAGTTTCCTTGTGCCACTCAACCGGTTGCTTCCCTTTGCTTTTCAAATGGATTTATAACCTCAAGTCCTTCTATCCCTTTAAAATCATCCACAAGATAGATATTTGCAAGTTCAATTAGCTGTTTGCATTTTTCAAAGCCGTCAGGGGTATGTTTATCCCATCCAAGAAATTCAATTTTTGTCAGGATAGAGATATTGAAAGAATGTTGGGCAATGAGGTTACCGATAAAATCAATGGTGATCTGTGAACCCTTAGTGTGGTATATAAGAATATTTGTATCTATCAAATACTCAACTATGGACATTCCGTTCCCAACTCTCTCTTAATTTCCTTGACTCAGCTTCTACGTCTATATCTCTATATAACCCCGATGTTTCTCCAACTATTTTTATACCCGAAAGAGTTTCTTCAACAGCATCGTAAATGAGATGGACTTTCAATCTTCCGGGAGGCAATTTTTTATTAATATATTTTATCTGTCCATTTTCTATAATCGCTTCTGCAATTTTATGTCCCATAGAGATTCCTCCTTTTCATTTCTAATGTAAACTATTATAACACAGGTTAGCGGAGAGCGATTAGCGGATAGTATAAGTGTAAGTAGAAAGAAGTGGATAGTGGATAATAAGTTTTTTGGATATGAGCATCATCCTATTTATATATATGACCTCTGTAAACTACTTTTTCTCATTTCTTTCCAAATATTTCTTCAAAGAATTTATCTTTATCCAATAATTTTTGCCACTCTCTATGTCGCTTGACGCTTTCAATTCTTTTTTTTCTTGGTATGTTCATAAATCTGATAGTTTCTACAGGTCCTATTTTTTCCATAAGTGCTTTTATGGACT
This region of Deltaproteobacteria bacterium genomic DNA includes:
- a CDS encoding DUF2283 domain-containing protein encodes the protein MEIKYDKEVDALYIRFLKEKVYDSEEIAAGIVADYTRDNKIVGVEVLNASKQLEKMEGLKNLKIAG
- a CDS encoding DUF4258 domain-containing protein; the encoded protein is MKIAEYRLSTHALDRLEDREIKIDWIEKTILNPDMVKTVSDAEVHHFKLIEEFESRFLKVVLNPEKEVIVTFHFDRRLRRWK